Proteins from one Athene noctua chromosome 20, bAthNoc1.hap1.1, whole genome shotgun sequence genomic window:
- the RAB14 gene encoding ras-related protein Rab-14, with amino-acid sequence MATAPYNYSYIFKYIIIGDMGVGKSCLLHQFTEKKFMADCPHTIGVEFGTRIIEVSGQKIKLQIWDTAGQERFRAVTRSYYRGAAGALMVYDITRRSTYNHLSSWLTDARNLTNPNTVIILIGNKADLEAQRDVTYEEAKQFAEENGLLFLEASAKTGENVEDAFLEAAKKIYQNIQDGSLDLNAAESGVQHKPSAPQGGRLTSEPQPQREGCGC; translated from the exons ATGGCAACCGCACCTTACAACTATTCCTACATCTTTAAGTACATCATTATTG GGGACATGGGTGTAGGAAAGTCCTGTTTGCTCCATCAGTTTACAGAAAAGAAGT TTATGGCAGACTGTCCCCACACAATTGGTGTTGAATTTGGCACAAGAATAATTGAAGTTAGTGGCCAAAAAATTAAACTACAGATTTGGGATACAGCGGGACAAGAGAGATTCAGGGCTGTCACACGAAGCTACtacagaggagcagcaggagctctCATGGTCTACGACATCACCAG AAGAAGTACGTATAATCATTTAAGCAGCTGGCTGACAGATGCAAGGAACCTCACCAATCCAAATACT GTGATAATCCTCATAGGAAATAAAGCAGATCTGGAAGCACAGAGGGATGTTACATATGAAGAAGCCAAAcaatttgctgaagaaaatg GTTTATTGTTCCTTGAAGCAAGTGCAAAAAC TGGAGAGAACGTTGAGGATGCGTTCCTGGAGGCTGCCAAGAAAATCTACCAGAATATCCAAGACGGAAGCCTGGATCTGAACGCCGCAGAGTCGGGTGTACAGCACAAACCGTCAGCTCCGCAGGGGGGGCGACTAACCAGCGAACCCCAGCCCCAGAGAGAAGGCTGCGGCTGCTAG